The Brassica oleracea var. oleracea cultivar TO1000 chromosome C6, BOL, whole genome shotgun sequence genome includes a region encoding these proteins:
- the LOC106299540 gene encoding LOW QUALITY PROTEIN: p53 and DNA damage-regulated protein 1-like (The sequence of the model RefSeq protein was modified relative to this genomic sequence to represent the inferred CDS: deleted 1 base in 1 codon), with protein MELDPKKIIEVLEKYEAEADQIFLIRSQMVESDRERNANREALTALRNKARTTKTEPTWMMLPGADLFVAVPFHAVHTMLEKDEEKMGFESKKLQSLVKEKTFFLSELGPLADCIPPGVIRSLVALKDKP; from the exons ATGGAGTTGGATCCAAAGAAGATTATTGAAGTATTGGAGAAATATGAAGCTGAAGCTGATCAGATTTTCCTAATTCGAAGTCAG ATGGTGGAGAGCGACAGGGAGAGGAACGCGAACCGAGAGGCTCTTACAGCACTTAGGAACAAAGCCCGGACAACAAAGACT GAACCAACGTGGATGATGCTCCCAGGAGCTGACCTTTTTGTTGCAGTTCCTTTCCATGCTGTGCATACAATGCTGGAAAAAG ATGAAGAGAAGATGGGGTTTGAATCGAAGAAATTGCAGAGCTTAGTTAAGGAGAAGACTTTTTTTCTATCTGAACTTGGACCTCTTGCTGATTGTATTCCTCCCGGCGTTATCAGATCTTTGGTTGCGTTAAAGGACAAACCTTAA